A stretch of Besnoitia besnoiti strain Bb-Ger1 chromosome III, whole genome shotgun sequence DNA encodes these proteins:
- a CDS encoding glyoxalase family protein (encoded by transcript BESB_045190) — translation MKDETSTARTTSRQSSRLSARLRLPGVFCAHFHFLCFFVSRLGFSNADASRLLPTVITDAAWAPSNGSREARHSATDASPRHSPVRANTPPWCSQASTRPSLFSNQPGANLSLASLSRVNGGTTACGKDPLPLGGLDRLRSDGGDRLRQVCFLPIVTRGTCTVTLARSGMCRCHGSPRAAGRTLSALTNSRRTFFSTQGRRRAAERPRESLVLSSFLAPPHSDSERVGDAAEAGTEISEPVESLDTEPDASEPCLSGVELSGTEENPSMTEEERVESVGSPPVSPAGEVSSQAEGRRLLHFRLRVRNLEKMLRFYTEVLGMHVLGYGFTPAAQKDSAAASTSPVTQEQTVGRHKPADREAGHSDDAGAAATDAASAKSSLRQSPPRPDDSEGTGGEAQADSGESSLTGNTAKFSDACLSKESKIVDPNAATLDIRDEDVQRETVEDLIAQHRRETSLHPPHVSIGKQEGGKGATTTAALRRAAEAAENAGPVTVVLLGYPPSESDASSASCDLDTLKIELVHVPLVADLLERLDSQVQSEDETEANKFLHILKQHMMGLSKDLPTINRAREFERRRNRHDRGFHGFLGVTVCLPSLDDITHETVEARGGRLFQLPAQRKLVPSMIPDEHARKDIWLRCAYLLDPEGNGIELVEAREDSSVGLDPAAVMREHQHLQSWEAYMHDQERDVRIQEVKRQIHLLSERIAKQERSHPAGTYRVPRKGDEDLGRVGTGAADTDAAAATEDASERQRGAEAGTQEDSDRGTNSGTAKGEDNSLEGEEEALRKALNIKSVGAPKTPQEQLEILQDALEAMQAQEATRPRQPFVQLPPSRGPFLQKVRAYTSRILFADQFYCKQLKMKAVRYKSHLFERLYPWSRFAGVSKTFGCPMALDAAIQRAAESPAADQAADAGIEEFASMEKFAQGGDSMSLPAEWESESSTEPAKAARKVYATEVAERKVPQLELIYAFDEDLIRIHPCFGYLAVGVDDVSSAVATLQANARMRKQRNKRKNDEDDDGDDEDDDEATTEACRTSTGGDCSTTAPSSQGETVSGEQVEATATAIRNKLKAAGFSLDRAMVEDRDGYPILLVSNEYAQRYYADLHENLRRHQEVLQKGTNGRE, via the exons ATGAAAGACGAGACGTCAACCGCGAGGACGACTTCGCGTCAGTCCAGCCGGTTGTCCGCTCGTCTTCGGCTGCCAGGTGTGTTTTGCGCCCACTTCCacttcctctgcttcttcgtctcgcgtctTGGCTTCTCCAACGCTGATGCTTCTAGACTTCTTCCGACAGTCATCACTGACGCCGCTTGGGCACCGAGTAACGGTTCCCGCGAGGCTCGGCATTCCGCGacagacgcgtcgccgcggcacaGCCCGGTGCGCGCCAATACGCCACCATGGTGCAGCCAGGCGAGCACGcgcccttctctcttttcgaATCAGCCGGGGGCGAATCTCTCTTTGGCCTCCCTGTCCCGAGTAAATGGGGGCACGACAGCGTGCGGGAAAGATCCGTTGCCTCTAGGTGGACTAGATCGACTCCGCAGCGATGGCGGAGACCGGCTGCGACAAGTTTGTTTCTTGCCGATTGTGACTCGCGGCACGTGCACCGTCACACTGGCTAGGTCTGGGATGTGCAGGTGCCATGGCAGCCCGCGGGCAGCGGGGCGAACGCTGTCCGCACTGACCAACAGCAGACGAACGTTTTTTTCGACGCAAGGCCGCCGGCGTGCTGCTGAGCGACCGCGAGAGAGCTTAGTGCTTTCGAGTTTTctagcgccgccgcactcggATTCGGAGAgagtcggcgacgcggcggaagcgggTACCGAGATATCCGAACCCGTTGAGTCGCTAGACACAGAGCCCGACGCCAGTGAACCTTGCCTCAGCGGCGTCGAACTCTCCGGAACTGAGGAAAATCCATCAATGACTGAAGAGGAACGCGTGGAAAGTGTCGGTTCGCCCCCCGTATCTCCTGCGGGGGAAGTTTCAAGCCAGGCCGAaggccgccgtctcctccacTTCCGCCTCCGAGTGCGAAACCTGGAAAAAATGCTGAGGTTCTACACTGAAGTCCTGGGCATGCATGTACTGGGCTATGGCTTCACGCCTGCAGCTCAGAAAgactcggcggccgcgagcacGAGCCCCGTAACTCAGGAACAAACGGTGGGGCGTCACAAACCGGCCGATCGGGAGGCAGGACACAGCGATgacgctggcgctgcggcgacggacGCAGCTTCAGCCAAGTCCTCGCTTCgtcagtctccgccgcgccctgatGACAGCGAAGGGActggcggagaggcgcaggcggatTCAGGCGAGAGCTCTCTGACCGGCAACACTGCAAAGTTCTCAGATGCCTGCCTGTCCAAGGAATCGAAAATTGTAGATCCAAACGCAGCTACACTCGACATACGGGATGAGGATGTCCAGCGAGAGACAGTGGAGGATCTCATTGCGCAGCACCGAAGGGAGACGTCACTTCATCCTCCGCACGTTTCGATCGGGAAGCAGGAGGGCGGGAAAGGCGCGACCACCACGGCTGCGTTACGAAGAGCCGCGGAAGCTGCTGAAAACGCAGGCCCTGTCACCGTTGTGTTGCTGGGCTATCCACCTTCCGAGTCCG acgcctcgtccgcgtcttGCGACCTCGACACTTTGAAGATCGAGCTCGTCCACGTGCCGCTCGTGGCAGATCTTTTGGAGCGTCTCGACTCCCAAGTCCAGTCGGAAGATGAGACAGAAGCGAATAAATTCCTCCATATCCTCAAGCAGCACATGATGGGGCTATCGAAGGACCTTCCCACAATCAATCGCGCCAGAGAGTTCGAGCGTCGCCGGAATCGCCACGATCGAGGATTTCACGGTTTTCTGGGCGTCACCGTGTGCCTCCCCTCCCTCGATGACATCACACACGAAACTGTcgaggcacgcggcggccgcctaTTCCAGCTTCCAGCCCAGCGGAAACTCGTGCCCTCAATGATTCCGGACGAGCAC GCGCGGAAGGACATTTGGCTGCGATGCGCCTATCTGCTCGATCCGGAAGGAAATGGCATTGAACTGGTTGAGGCTCGCGAAGACAGCTCGGTCGGTCTTGATCCTGCCGCCGTGATGCGCGAGCACCAGCATCTCCAGTCTTGGGAGGCATACATGCATGACCAAGAGAGAGATGTGAGAATTCAAGAGGTTAAGCGCCAAATTCACTTGCTGAGTGAGCGGATCGCGAAACAGGAGAGGTCACACCCAGCAGGGACTTACCGAGTCCCCaggaagggcgacgaggatCTAGGGAGAGTAGGcaccggcgcagcagacactgacgccgccgctgcaacAGAGGACGCATCCGAACGGCAACGtggggcggaggcaggcacCCAAGAGGACAGCGACAGGGGGACAAACAGCGGAACCGCTAAGGGAGAAGACAATTCCCTTGaaggggaggaggaagcactGCGGAAAGCACTGAATATCAAGTCCGTGGGCGCTCCCAAGACTCCGCAGGAGCAACTGGAGATTCTGCAGGACGCCCTGGAGGCCATGCAGGCACAGGAAGCCACACGGCCTCGCCAACCATTTGTTCAGCTTCCGCCTTCCAGAGGCCCTTTTCTTCAAAAG GTGCGAGCCTACACGTCACGCATATTATTTGCAGATCAGTTCTACTGCAAGCAATTGAAGATGAAG GCTGTCAGGTACAAAAGCCACCTTTTCGAACGGCTCTACCCTTGGTCTCGATTTGCGGGGGTAAGCAAAACTTTCGGATGCCCCATGGCCCTCGACGCAGCGATtcagcgagcggcggagagcccAGCGGCCGAtcaggcggcggacgcggggATTGAAGAATTCGCGTCCATGGAGAAGTTCGCGCAAGGAGGTGATAGTATGTCCCTCCCAGCCGAGTGGGAAAGCGAGAGTTCCACGGAACCTGCAAAAGCTGCAAGAAAGGTTTATGCTACGGAAGTCGCCGAACGAAAGGTTCCCCAACTCGAACTCATTTATGCTTTCGACGAGGATCTG ATCCGCATTCATCCGTGCTTCGGCTATCTGGCAGTGGGTGTCGACGACGTCTCGAGTGCAGTAGCGACACTTCAAGCCAACGCTCGTATGCGAAAACAGAGGaacaagagaaaaaacgacgaggacgacgacggtGATGATGAGGACGATGACGAAGCAACCACAGAAGCGTGCCGCACTAGCACCGGAGGAGACTGCAGTACGACGGCGCCTTCTTCACAAGGCGAAACTGTATCAGGCGAACAGGtagaggcgacagcgacggccaTCCGGAACAAGTTGAAAGCAGCGGGCTTTTCACTGGATCGGGCCATGGTTGAGGACAGAGACGGCTACCCGATTTTGCTCGTCAGCAACGAGTACGCCCAGCGTTACTATGCAGACTTACACGAGAATCTTCGTCGGCACCAGGAAGTTCTTCAAAAAGGTACAAACGGAAGAGAGTGA
- a CDS encoding hypothetical protein (encoded by transcript BESB_045200) has product MPSLSSVGVATLVILAAAGPFLQFGYAGGVLDCTEPTECGSTPPPVRLASSAPSVWRAAVCAFLASPVKRGSFSVGPLDGSPSLTIDAQLPLHHDDPVYAAAPFVCLLLALLVADFLTVSAKYLWVVSKRSCPQRSALNIASFKRFVGYIVAAPGNASMEGSSGGEGTGVRDDGVPEPLHRASGVRRRAPGQSEGGSQLAGAESGRAEDEAEGNCQILVRELRALRAENAAGGRGGASDFVAQAKLQRRIIRLEQQLEKTARDRTARGDLGDHEHTGDVYDMMDSVFGSGRRQRSFLIGLEGAVGQAVNRTVAAVASSLFKVRNVPLLPKVTGFQDLNQ; this is encoded by the coding sequence ATGCCGTCGCTGAGCTCTGTCGGCGTCGCCACCCTGGTCATTCTAGCGGCAGCGGGTCCGTTTTTGCAATTCGGGTATGCGGGAGGTGTTCTTGACTGCACAGAACCCACGGAATGTGGCTCTACGCCGCCGCCAGTAAGGCTTGCTTCATCTGCTCCCAGCGTGTGGAGAGCGGCTGTCTGTGCATTCCTGGCTTCGCCTGTGAAAAGAGGGTCATTTTCTGTAGGTCCTCTCGACGGATCGCCTTCGCTTACCATTGACGCGCAGTTGCCACTGCATCATGATGATCCAGTCTACGCGGCTGCCCCTTTTGTATGTCTACTGCTCGCGCTTCTGGTGGCGGATTTCTTAACCGTCAGTGCAAAGTATCTGTGGGTCGTCAGTAAGCGTAGCTGTCCGCAGCGTTCTGCTCTCAATATCGCTTCGTTTAAGCGTTTTGTCGGTTACATTGTTGCGGCGCCGGGCAACGCTTCCATGGAGGGTTCaagcggaggagaggggaCGGGAGTACGCGACGATGGCGTTCCGGAGCCGCTACACCGGGCGTCTGGGGTTCGACGTCGAGCGCCAGGTCAGAGCGAAGGGGGGAGTcagctcgcaggcgccgaatCCGGTCGTGCCGAAGATGAGGCGGAGGGAAACTGTCAGATCTTAGTGAGAGAACTACGGGCGCTACGGGCAGAAAACGCTGCCGGGGGCCGAGGGGGCGCTTCAGATTTCGTCGCTCAAGCcaagctgcagcggcgcattATTCGTCTCGAGCAACAActggagaagacggcgagggacCGGACAGCAAGAGGAGACTTGGGAGACCACGAACACACCGGGGATGTCTACGACATGATGGATTCGGTGTTTGGCTCGGGAAGGCGTCAGCGTAGTTTCCTCATAGGGCTTGAAGGAGCTGTCGGTCAGGCAGTGAACCGCACTGTCGCTGCAGTCGCTTCATCCCTCTTCAAGGTACGCAACGTCCCACTGCTCCCCAAAGTGACTGGCTTTCAAGATCTGAACCAGTAG